One region of Drosophila teissieri strain GT53w chromosome 2L, Prin_Dtei_1.1, whole genome shotgun sequence genomic DNA includes:
- the LOC122614870 gene encoding BTB/POZ domain-containing adapter for CUL3-mediated RhoA degradation protein 3 yields MSESMSGDHKILLKGHSSQYLKLNVGGHLYYTTIGTLTKNNDTMLSAMFSGRMEVLTDSEGWILIDRCGNHFGIILNFLRDGTVPLPETNREIAELLAEAKYYCITELAISCERALYAHQEPKPICRIPLITSQKEEQHLLSVSSKPAVILVVQRQNNKYSYTSTSDDNLLKNIELFDKLSLRFNERILFIKDVIGPSEICCWSFYGHGKKVAEVCCTSIVYATDRKHTKVEFPEARIYEETLQVLLYENRNAPDQELMQATSSARVGSASGTSINQYTSDEEEERTGLARLRSNKRNNPS; encoded by the exons ATGTCGGAATCAATGTCAGGTGACCacaaaattttattaaaggGCCATTCCTCCCAATATTTGAAACTAAATGTTGGAGGTCATTTATATTATACCACGATTGGGAcacttacaaaaaataatgacaCAATGCTAAGCGCAATGTTTAGTGGTAGAATGGAAGTACTGACTGATTCGGAAG GATGGATTTTAATTGACCGCTGTGGAAATCATTTTGGTATTattcttaattttttaagaGATGGTACTGTTCCGTTACCCGAAACTAACAGGGAAATTGCTGAATTGCTTGCCGAAGCCAAATACTACTGCATTACTGAGTTAGCTATTTCTTGTGAACGGGCGCTATATGCGCATCAGGAGCCAAAGCCAATTTGTCGCATTCCACTTATAACTTCACAAAAAGAAGAGCAACATTTATTAAGCGTTTCTTCAAAGCCGGCTGTCATTCTTGTGGTACAGCGACAGAATAACAAGTATTCATACACAAGTACATCAGATGAcaacttattaaaaaatattgaactaTTTGATAAGCTTTCTTTGCGCTTTAATGAacgaattttgtttattaaagaCGTAATTGGGCCTAGTGAAATCTGTTGCTGGTCATTTTACGGACACGGCAAAAAAGTAGCTGAAGTATGTTGCACTTCAATAGTTTATGCCACTGACAGAAAGCATACCAAAGTTGAATTTCCGGAAGCTCGTATATACGAAGAAACGCTACAAGTCTTGCTTTATGAAAACCGCAATGCACCAGACCAAGAACTCATGCAGGCAACGTCTTCAGCTCGAGTAGGAAGTGCTAGTGGAACCAGCATTAATCAGTATACAAGCGATGAGGAAGAAGAACGCACAGGATTGGCGCGATTACGATCTAACAAGCGTAATAATCCTTCCTGa